The Clostridiaceae bacterium genome contains the following window.
TTTTTAATACCTATAATAATTGTAGCTTCTATATATTATTTCGAATATCCTCAAATGCTGCCTCTTGTTTTTGTAACTGTAGGCTTTGGCCTGGTTGGTTTTATTGATGATTTTATCAAGGTTACAAGAAAGAGGAAAGATGGATTGAATCCCAGTCAAAAGATGCTGGGGCTATTTGCAGTAAGTACAGTTTTTGTAGCCTATGTTTCATTTAACCCTGAACTGGGGACAGATATAATCCTTCCTTTTTATGGACTGGAACATACTCTTGAATTGCCAGTATGGATATTTATACCTTTTAATATTCTTGTGCTCTTAACTATGACCAATGCAGTAAATCTAACTGATGGAGTTGATGGGCTTGCTGCAGGAATTACATTAATAGTTATGGTATTTTTTGCCATAATAACCATGGCATTTCCCGGATGGTCATATGTGAAAATGTTCTCTTCTATTGTTGCAGGTGGTTGTCTGGGGTTTTTGATATTTAACAAATATCCAGCCAGAGTTTTTATGGGAGACACTGGCTCACTTGCTCTCGGAGGAGCTGTAGGAACCGTGGCTGTCATAACAAAAATGCCATGGGTTCTACTTTTAGTTGGTATTGTATATCTTGTTGAAACTGCCTCGGTAATAATTCAGGTGGTTTCTTTCAAGACAAGAGGTAAAAGGATTTTTAAAATGGCACCTCTCCACCATCATTTTGAGCTATTAGGTTGGAAGGAAACAAAGGTTGTGGGGGTTTTTTGGACAGTAACTGTGATTTTCTGTATTATTGCATTAACTGCTTTACGGATTATGTTTTAGCATACCAAACATTGAATATTAAACTAGGATTCTAATAAATAAATTTGCTGAGTATATTACTAAAGAGGAATAATTCATTTTAAGGAGGCAATGGATGAAAGCCCAGAAGCCTGTAGATTTTTGGATATTTATGTCGGTGCTGATATTGTTGTCAGTTGGATTGGTAATGGTTTTTAGTGCAAGTGCTCCGACAGCTTATAATACAACCCAGGATGCATATTACATATTAAAAAGACAGCTTCTATATGCGGTGATAGGAGTTATAGGGATGCTAGTGGCGTCTGTTATCGATTACAGGAAACTCAGAAAATTATCTCCGTTAATACTTGTACTTAGCATAGGTCTCATGATTCTTGCCTTAGTTCCTGGAATTGGAAGAGAAACAAAGGGTACATGGAGATGGATTTATATAGGAAATTTTCAGTTCCAAC
Protein-coding sequences here:
- a CDS encoding phospho-N-acetylmuramoyl-pentapeptide-transferase — encoded protein: MYFSAQAKAFALTFALALVVGPIIIPILRKLKFGQTVRDDGPSTHLRKKGTPTMGGIIFLIPIIIVASIYYFEYPQMLPLVFVTVGFGLVGFIDDFIKVTRKRKDGLNPSQKMLGLFAVSTVFVAYVSFNPELGTDIILPFYGLEHTLELPVWIFIPFNILVLLTMTNAVNLTDGVDGLAAGITLIVMVFFAIITMAFPGWSYVKMFSSIVAGGCLGFLIFNKYPARVFMGDTGSLALGGAVGTVAVITKMPWVLLLVGIVYLVETASVIIQVVSFKTRGKRIFKMAPLHHHFELLGWKETKVVGVFWTVTVIFCIIALTALRIMF